Proteins from one Sarcophilus harrisii chromosome 2, mSarHar1.11, whole genome shotgun sequence genomic window:
- the CDC25B gene encoding M-phase inducer phosphatase 2 isoform X1 translates to MMEPPPAPWDTPSEADRSPGRRERLGAPRPSRLAAAGLLQPTARGLFCSPDPVAASSPVTTLARTMSDLAGLGSETPKRKKPSLVFRSRIVSLSRESLSSENSDSSEFSDAGLSMDSPSPVDPQAMDHVFQEAIREAGQVREERLPIRRFQSLPSKLLGSSPALRNITNSRDLDAPRKGKGDVQLDTSSGEDKENVSWGPRSPRSGGSWHGAVPWRFDVVLLLLQETFVFKMPSRPAGHSRSAAAEWASRREAFAQRPNSAPDLMCFSPGEREENLGPLPLRRFSMNQSSASGDDASDDGDDGFMDILEDDLKNEEEVPPGMESLISAPLVRKEEESEQSLVMHSKCRRLFRSPSMPNTSIRPVLKRLERPRDKDTPVKNKRRKSVTIPTAALEENEEEPKPRLLRSRSLCHDEIETILDNDPRELIGDYSKAFLLQTIDGRHQDLKYISPETMVAVLTGKFSNIVEKCVILDCRYPYEFEGGHIKGAVNLPLEQDAENFLLVNPILPSEDKRIILIFHCEFSSERGPRMCRFIRERDRASNDYPNLYYPEMYILKGGYKDFFPQFTTFCEPQDYRPMNHEDFKEDFKRFRLKSRTWSGERSKREMYSRLKDF, encoded by the exons ATGATGGAGCCGCCGCCGGCCCCCTGGGACACCCCCTCCGAGGCGGACCGCAGCCCCGGGCGCCGGGAGCGGCTCGGAGCCCCGCGGCCAAGCCGGCTGGCCGCCGCCGGGCTGCTGCAGCCCACGGCCCGGGGGCTCTTCTGCTCCCCGGACCCCGTGGCCGCCTCCTCCCCGGTCACCACCCTGGCGCGAACGATGAGCGACCTCGCCGGCTTGGGGAG CGAGACCCCCAAGAGAAAAAAGCCAAGCTTGGTCTTCCGGAGCAGAATTGTTTCACTGTCCCGGGAATCCTTATCTTCCGAGAACTCGGATTCGTCGGAATTCTCAGATGCGG GTCTCTCCATGGATTCCCCGAGCCCCGTGGACCCCCAGGCAATGGACCATGT GTTTCAGGAGGCGATCCGGGAGGCCGGCCAGGTCCGAGA AGAGAGACTCCCCATCAGACGCTTCCAGTCCTTGCCT TCAAAACTCCTGGGATCCAGCCCTGCCCTGAGGAATATCACCAACTCCAGAGACCTGGATGCGCCCCGGAAGGGCAAGGGGGATGTGCAGCTGGACACAAGCAGTGGGGAAGACAAGGAGAATGTAAGCTGGGGCCCGCGTAGTCCACGGTCGGGGGGATCGTGGCACGGCGCCGTCCCATGGAGGTTTGACGTGGTCCTGCTTCTTCTGCAGGAAACGTTTGTCTTCAAGATGCCCTCCCGGCCAGCGGGCCACAGCCGGTCGGCCGCCGCCGAGTGGGCCAGCCGGAGGGAGGCCTTTGCCCAGAGGCCAAACTCGGCCCCTGATTTGATG TGTTTCTCTccgggagagagggaagagaactTAGGTCCCCTGCCCTTGCGCCGCTTTTCCATGAACCAGAGCTCTGCCAGTGGAGATGACGCCAGTGATGATGGAGATGACGGGTTTATGGACATCCTGGAAGATGACCTAAAG AACGAGGAAGAAGTTCCCCCAGGGATGGAAAGCCTCATAAGCGCGCCCTTGGtcaggaaggaagaggaaagtgaACAG TCCTTAGTCATGCACAGCAAGTGCCGCCGGCTGTTCCGTTCCCCCTCCATGCCCAATACCTCCATCCGGCCGGTGCTCAAGCGGCTGGAGCGGCCCCGGGACAAGGACACGCCAGTCAAGAACAAGCGCCGGAAGAGCGTGACGATCCCCACTGCCGCCCTGGAGGAAAACGAAGAGGAGCCG aAACCGCGACTGCTCCGCTCCAGGTCGTTATGTCATGACGAAATTGAGACCATCTTGGACAACGATCCCAGAGAGCTGATTGGGGATTACTCTAAG GCCTTTCTCCTGCAGACCATTGACGGACGCCACCAGGACCTTAAGTACATCTCCCCAGAGACG ATGGTGGCCGTCCTAACGGGCAAGTTTAGCAATATTGTCGAGAAGTGTGTCATCCTGGATTGCAGATATCCCTATGAATTTGAGGGAGGTCACATCAAG GGTGCGGTGAACCTTCCATTGGAACAAGATGCCGAGAATTTCCTGCTGGTGAACCCCATCCTCCCCAGTGAAGACAAgagaattattcttattttccacTGTGAATTCTCCTCTGAGCGAGGACCTCGGAT gtGCCGCTTTATCAGGGAGCGAGACCGAGCCTCCAACGACTATCCAAACCTGTACTACCCCGAGATGTACATCCTCAAAGGGGGCTACAAGGATTTCTTCCCCCAGTTCACG ACGTTCTGCGAGCCCCAGGATTACCGGCCCATGAACCACGAGGACTTCAAGGAGGACTTTAAGAGGTTTCGCCTGAAGAGCAGGACCTGGTCGGGGGAGCGGAGCAAGCGGGAGATGTACAGCCGCCTGAAGGACTTCTGA
- the CDC25B gene encoding M-phase inducer phosphatase 2 isoform X2 → MMEPPPAPWDTPSEADRSPGRRERLGAPRPSRLAAAGLLQPTARGLFCSPDPVAASSPVTTLARTMSDLAGLGSETPKRKKPSLVFRSRIVSLSRESLSSENSDSSEFSDAGLSMDSPSPVDPQAMDHVFQEAIREAGQVREERLPIRRFQSLPSKLLGSSPALRNITNSRDLDAPRKGKGDVQLDTSSGEDKENETFVFKMPSRPAGHSRSAAAEWASRREAFAQRPNSAPDLMCFSPGEREENLGPLPLRRFSMNQSSASGDDASDDGDDGFMDILEDDLKNEEEVPPGMESLISAPLVRKEEESEQSLVMHSKCRRLFRSPSMPNTSIRPVLKRLERPRDKDTPVKNKRRKSVTIPTAALEENEEEPKPRLLRSRSLCHDEIETILDNDPRELIGDYSKAFLLQTIDGRHQDLKYISPETMVAVLTGKFSNIVEKCVILDCRYPYEFEGGHIKGAVNLPLEQDAENFLLVNPILPSEDKRIILIFHCEFSSERGPRMCRFIRERDRASNDYPNLYYPEMYILKGGYKDFFPQFTTFCEPQDYRPMNHEDFKEDFKRFRLKSRTWSGERSKREMYSRLKDF, encoded by the exons ATGATGGAGCCGCCGCCGGCCCCCTGGGACACCCCCTCCGAGGCGGACCGCAGCCCCGGGCGCCGGGAGCGGCTCGGAGCCCCGCGGCCAAGCCGGCTGGCCGCCGCCGGGCTGCTGCAGCCCACGGCCCGGGGGCTCTTCTGCTCCCCGGACCCCGTGGCCGCCTCCTCCCCGGTCACCACCCTGGCGCGAACGATGAGCGACCTCGCCGGCTTGGGGAG CGAGACCCCCAAGAGAAAAAAGCCAAGCTTGGTCTTCCGGAGCAGAATTGTTTCACTGTCCCGGGAATCCTTATCTTCCGAGAACTCGGATTCGTCGGAATTCTCAGATGCGG GTCTCTCCATGGATTCCCCGAGCCCCGTGGACCCCCAGGCAATGGACCATGT GTTTCAGGAGGCGATCCGGGAGGCCGGCCAGGTCCGAGA AGAGAGACTCCCCATCAGACGCTTCCAGTCCTTGCCT TCAAAACTCCTGGGATCCAGCCCTGCCCTGAGGAATATCACCAACTCCAGAGACCTGGATGCGCCCCGGAAGGGCAAGGGGGATGTGCAGCTGGACACAAGCAGTGGGGAAGACAAGGAGAAT GAAACGTTTGTCTTCAAGATGCCCTCCCGGCCAGCGGGCCACAGCCGGTCGGCCGCCGCCGAGTGGGCCAGCCGGAGGGAGGCCTTTGCCCAGAGGCCAAACTCGGCCCCTGATTTGATG TGTTTCTCTccgggagagagggaagagaactTAGGTCCCCTGCCCTTGCGCCGCTTTTCCATGAACCAGAGCTCTGCCAGTGGAGATGACGCCAGTGATGATGGAGATGACGGGTTTATGGACATCCTGGAAGATGACCTAAAG AACGAGGAAGAAGTTCCCCCAGGGATGGAAAGCCTCATAAGCGCGCCCTTGGtcaggaaggaagaggaaagtgaACAG TCCTTAGTCATGCACAGCAAGTGCCGCCGGCTGTTCCGTTCCCCCTCCATGCCCAATACCTCCATCCGGCCGGTGCTCAAGCGGCTGGAGCGGCCCCGGGACAAGGACACGCCAGTCAAGAACAAGCGCCGGAAGAGCGTGACGATCCCCACTGCCGCCCTGGAGGAAAACGAAGAGGAGCCG aAACCGCGACTGCTCCGCTCCAGGTCGTTATGTCATGACGAAATTGAGACCATCTTGGACAACGATCCCAGAGAGCTGATTGGGGATTACTCTAAG GCCTTTCTCCTGCAGACCATTGACGGACGCCACCAGGACCTTAAGTACATCTCCCCAGAGACG ATGGTGGCCGTCCTAACGGGCAAGTTTAGCAATATTGTCGAGAAGTGTGTCATCCTGGATTGCAGATATCCCTATGAATTTGAGGGAGGTCACATCAAG GGTGCGGTGAACCTTCCATTGGAACAAGATGCCGAGAATTTCCTGCTGGTGAACCCCATCCTCCCCAGTGAAGACAAgagaattattcttattttccacTGTGAATTCTCCTCTGAGCGAGGACCTCGGAT gtGCCGCTTTATCAGGGAGCGAGACCGAGCCTCCAACGACTATCCAAACCTGTACTACCCCGAGATGTACATCCTCAAAGGGGGCTACAAGGATTTCTTCCCCCAGTTCACG ACGTTCTGCGAGCCCCAGGATTACCGGCCCATGAACCACGAGGACTTCAAGGAGGACTTTAAGAGGTTTCGCCTGAAGAGCAGGACCTGGTCGGGGGAGCGGAGCAAGCGGGAGATGTACAGCCGCCTGAAGGACTTCTGA